A portion of the Pseudomonas synxantha BG33R genome contains these proteins:
- a CDS encoding AAA family ATPase, translating to MLFVFSGLPGSGKTTVARELARQTGAVYLRIDVIEQALRDAAVLAGDVGASGYSVANALALSNLRLGHRVIADCVNPVRDSRQAWQAVATAAQVELINIQVVCADQHEHRRRVESRVGDVPGLAPPTWQSVLVHEYECWDEPPFRLDTAQRTPAESVAAILAHFPHNA from the coding sequence ATGCTTTTTGTATTCAGCGGTCTGCCCGGCAGCGGCAAGACCACCGTTGCCAGGGAACTGGCGCGACAGACCGGCGCGGTTTACCTGCGTATTGATGTGATCGAACAGGCGCTGCGCGATGCCGCCGTATTGGCGGGGGATGTGGGCGCCAGCGGCTACAGCGTGGCCAATGCATTGGCGCTGAGCAATTTGCGCTTGGGGCATCGGGTCATCGCCGACTGCGTGAACCCGGTCAGGGACAGCCGCCAAGCCTGGCAAGCCGTGGCGACGGCAGCGCAGGTTGAACTGATCAATATCCAGGTGGTGTGTGCTGATCAGCACGAGCATCGGCGCCGTGTGGAAAGCCGCGTGGGCGATGTTCCCGGGCTGGCGCCGCCGACCTGGCAGTCGGTGCTGGTGCATGAGTATGAATGCTGGGATGAGCCGCCGTTCAGGCTCGATACGGCGCAGAGGACGCCCGCTGAGTCAGTTGCAGCGATCCTCGCCCATTTTCCCCACAACGCCTGA